In Nocardia asteroides, the following proteins share a genomic window:
- a CDS encoding SPFH domain-containing protein, with translation MVALIVAAVLVLLVVVVVFKSIALVPQAEAAVIERLGRYSRTVSGQLTFLVPFADRVRAKVDLRERVVSFPPQPVITQDNLTLQIDSVVYFQVTSPQAAVYEISNYIAAVEQLTVTTLRNVVGGMTLEETLTSRDQINNQLRGVLDEATGRWGLRVARVELKSIDPPPSIQESMEKQMKADREKRAMILTAEGTRESQIKTAEGAKQAQILSAEGAKQSAILSAEGERQSRILRAQGERAASYLQAQGQAKAIEKVFAAIKNGKPTPELLAYQYMQTLPMVARGDANKVWLVPSDFGKALEGFAQNFATKGEDGVFRYEPSPEPEQPVKIEDDSDVADWFETASDPKIEQAVRAAEATARTPVEGFEPPRPKTPPAPNPSLPSPPPVAPQPETAHPDDQLGRPWQPPQHG, from the coding sequence ATGGTTGCCTTGATCGTTGCCGCCGTCCTCGTCCTGCTGGTCGTGGTGGTGGTCTTCAAATCGATCGCACTCGTCCCGCAGGCCGAGGCGGCGGTGATCGAACGGCTCGGGCGCTACTCGCGCACCGTGTCCGGTCAGCTGACGTTCCTCGTCCCGTTCGCCGATCGCGTCCGCGCGAAGGTCGACCTGCGCGAGCGGGTGGTGTCCTTCCCGCCGCAGCCGGTGATCACCCAGGACAACCTCACCCTGCAGATCGACTCGGTGGTGTACTTCCAGGTCACCAGCCCGCAGGCCGCGGTGTACGAGATCAGCAACTACATCGCCGCCGTCGAGCAGCTCACCGTCACCACGCTGCGCAACGTGGTCGGCGGCATGACCCTCGAGGAGACGCTGACCTCCCGCGACCAGATCAACAACCAGCTGCGCGGCGTCCTCGACGAGGCCACCGGCCGCTGGGGCCTGCGGGTGGCCCGCGTCGAGCTCAAGTCCATCGATCCGCCGCCGTCGATCCAGGAATCGATGGAGAAGCAGATGAAGGCCGACCGCGAGAAGCGCGCGATGATCCTCACCGCCGAGGGCACCCGCGAATCGCAGATCAAGACGGCCGAGGGCGCCAAGCAGGCGCAGATCCTGTCCGCCGAGGGCGCCAAGCAGTCGGCGATCCTGTCGGCCGAGGGTGAACGGCAGAGCCGGATCCTGCGCGCCCAGGGTGAGCGGGCCGCCTCCTACCTGCAGGCCCAGGGTCAGGCCAAGGCCATCGAGAAGGTGTTCGCCGCCATCAAGAACGGCAAGCCCACCCCGGAACTGCTTGCCTACCAATACATGCAGACGCTGCCGATGGTCGCGCGCGGCGACGCCAACAAGGTGTGGCTGGTGCCCAGCGATTTCGGCAAGGCGCTGGAAGGGTTCGCGCAGAACTTCGCCACCAAGGGCGAGGACGGCGTGTTCCGCTACGAGCCCTCGCCCGAGCCGGAACAGCCGGTGAAGATCGAGGACGACTCCGACGTCGCCGACTGGTTCGAAACCGCCTCGGACCCGAAGATCGAGCAGGCGGTGCGCGCCGCCGAGGCGACCGCCCGTACGCCGGTCGAGGGCTTCGAGCCGCCGCGCCCGAAAACCCCGCCGGCGCCGAACCCTTCGCTGCCGTCGCCGCCGCCGGTGGCGCCGCAGCCGGAGACCGCGCACCCGGACGATCAGCTCGGCCGTCCCTGGCAGCCGCCCCAGCACGGCTGA
- a CDS encoding NfeD family protein, which yields MAAIVWLIAGIVLAAAEMLTGDLTLLMLGVAALGTAGISAAADLPLWGDALVFAGVSAVLFLGVRPVLRRKFGTPPPVPTNVDALPGKSALVLEQVAAHSGQVKLGGEVWTARPLDPTEVYEAGVTVYVMKIDGATAVVWKGP from the coding sequence GTGGCCGCAATAGTCTGGCTGATCGCGGGCATCGTCCTGGCGGCGGCGGAAATGCTCACCGGGGATCTCACGCTGCTCATGCTCGGTGTCGCCGCTCTGGGCACCGCGGGCATCAGCGCCGCGGCGGATCTCCCGCTGTGGGGCGACGCCCTGGTGTTCGCCGGTGTCTCGGCCGTGTTGTTCCTCGGTGTGCGGCCGGTGCTGCGCCGCAAATTCGGCACCCCGCCGCCGGTGCCGACGAATGTCGATGCGCTGCCGGGGAAGTCGGCGCTCGTCCTCGAACAGGTGGCGGCACATTCGGGTCAGGTCAAGCTCGGTGGCGAGGTGTGGACGGCGCGGCCGCTCGACCCCACCGAGGTGTACGAGGCCGGTGTGACCGTCTACGTGATGAAGATCGACGGCGCCACCGCCGTCGTCTGGAAGGGTCCCTGA
- a CDS encoding DUF58 domain-containing protein: MPVSSHAPPSFRAGELTDPKLSAALKTLELTVRRRLDGVLHGDHQGLIPGPGSEPGEARLYQPGDDVRQMDWSVTARTTHPHVRQMIADRELETWLVVDLSSSLDFGTGRVQKRDLAIAAAAAVTHLTSGGGNRIGAVVATGQDLVRIPARSGRLHAQTMLRGIATTPHARDGVRGDLKAGIESLRRPQRKRGLAVVISDFLGDVDWQRSLRAISARHDLLAVEVLDPLDVALPDGGDVVLHDPESGRTREFSVTPTLRADFAAAAKAQREQVQQALRSCGAPVLSLQTDRDWIADVVRFVSTRRHSLGAPSGRVPRQ; the protein is encoded by the coding sequence GTGCCCGTGTCGTCGCACGCACCGCCGTCGTTCCGCGCCGGGGAACTGACCGACCCGAAGCTGTCCGCCGCGCTCAAGACGCTCGAGCTGACGGTGCGGCGCCGCCTCGACGGCGTGCTGCACGGCGACCACCAGGGCCTCATCCCCGGACCGGGCTCGGAACCGGGCGAGGCGCGGCTGTATCAGCCGGGTGACGATGTGCGGCAGATGGATTGGTCGGTCACCGCCCGCACCACCCATCCGCACGTGCGGCAGATGATCGCCGACCGCGAGCTCGAGACCTGGCTGGTGGTCGACCTGTCGTCGAGCCTGGACTTCGGCACCGGCCGGGTGCAGAAGCGCGACCTGGCGATCGCCGCCGCGGCCGCGGTCACCCACCTCACCTCCGGCGGCGGCAACCGGATCGGCGCGGTCGTCGCCACCGGTCAGGACCTGGTGCGCATCCCCGCGCGCAGCGGCCGCCTGCACGCGCAGACCATGCTGCGCGGCATCGCGACCACCCCGCACGCCCGCGACGGTGTGCGCGGTGACCTCAAGGCAGGCATCGAGTCGCTGCGCCGTCCGCAGCGCAAGCGCGGACTCGCCGTCGTCATCAGCGACTTCCTCGGCGACGTCGACTGGCAGCGTTCGCTGCGCGCGATCTCGGCCCGGCACGATCTGCTCGCGGTGGAGGTGCTCGACCCGCTCGACGTCGCCCTGCCCGACGGCGGCGACGTGGTGCTGCACGATCCGGAATCGGGCCGCACCCGCGAATTCAGCGTCACCCCCACGCTGCGCGCCGACTTCGCCGCGGCGGCCAAGGCCCAGCGTGAGCAGGTGCAGCAGGCGCTGCGCAGCTGTGGCGCGCCGGTGCTGTCGCTGCAGACCGATCGGGACTGGATCGCCGACGTGGTCCGGTTCGTGTCCACCCGGCGCCACAGCCTCGGCGCCCCGAGCGGGCGGGTGCCTCGCCAGTGA
- a CDS encoding ATP-binding protein: protein MEVTSFVGRDDDVAAARKLLGGTRLLTLTGVGGVGKTRLSRRVGEAVQRAFPDGVWLVELAHVSDPNLVASTVARELGLRDDTSAPLTVLTDFLGDRDLLLILDNCEHVIGACAALVDRIVPATTGLRILATSREPLAVPGEQVLPVLPLTVPDPGSGDLDSAAARLLVDRASAADPAFRRTPANAATLAAICVRLDGIPLALELAALRMRMFTPEQVLARLDDAMGLLTTGPRTAPHRQQTLASAIRWSYDLCTPDEQRLWEQLSVFAGGLDVDAAEAVCLIGPPQALLAALTGLVEKSVLVYGPGADGTGRYTMLEPLRQFGRDRLRARGEEDAVRVAHREYYYRLARRGRTDYWSGADVDWFRAVTREHANFRAALQFSLHDPAGGRRALGLATELWPFWEHCHFLLEGYRWLSEALARDTERSVDRARALAASSVIAAMLSDTATAGEFAAASVEIAVESGSVEVLAEADMARAVLAFGAGELRTALDIAVAASSVARDCAHLRVEMESLAFGAVCALALEDPLAGVMAERLLTLTTEHGSHLLGGLAYWAVGTQRWRDGDQQAAIRALRHSIELFRLFDRCAWLATSVDGLAWAAAADGDPVRAARLMGAASTVRQGSSQRLAHAMTHLIGHRVRDQVEDALGEQEFAACFDAGAALPLDDAVDYAMDTTPPPPAVAAPAGPDVLTRRERDVARLLARGYGNRRIAQELVISIRTAESHVDHILTKLGFTSRTQVAAWASRNTL, encoded by the coding sequence GTGGAAGTGACCAGCTTCGTCGGACGCGACGACGACGTCGCGGCGGCCAGGAAACTGCTCGGCGGCACCCGGTTGCTCACGCTGACCGGGGTGGGCGGGGTCGGCAAGACCCGGCTGAGCAGGCGGGTCGGCGAGGCCGTGCAGCGGGCGTTCCCCGACGGGGTGTGGCTGGTCGAGCTGGCCCACGTGAGCGATCCGAACCTGGTGGCCTCGACGGTGGCGCGCGAGCTGGGCCTGCGCGACGACACCAGCGCCCCGCTGACCGTGCTCACCGACTTCCTGGGCGACCGCGATCTGCTGCTGATCCTGGACAACTGCGAACACGTGATCGGCGCCTGCGCGGCGCTCGTCGACCGGATCGTCCCCGCGACCACCGGGCTGCGGATCCTGGCGACCAGCCGCGAGCCGCTCGCGGTACCCGGCGAACAGGTGCTGCCGGTGCTGCCGCTCACGGTGCCCGACCCCGGCTCGGGCGATCTGGACAGCGCGGCGGCGCGGCTGCTCGTCGACCGGGCGAGCGCCGCGGATCCCGCCTTCCGGCGGACCCCGGCCAACGCGGCCACCCTCGCCGCGATCTGCGTGCGCCTCGACGGCATCCCGCTCGCGCTGGAACTGGCCGCCCTGCGGATGCGGATGTTCACCCCCGAACAGGTCCTGGCCCGCCTCGACGACGCCATGGGCCTGCTCACCACCGGCCCGCGCACCGCACCGCACCGGCAGCAGACCCTGGCCTCGGCCATCCGCTGGAGCTACGACCTGTGCACGCCCGACGAGCAGCGGCTCTGGGAGCAGCTGTCGGTCTTCGCGGGCGGTCTCGACGTGGACGCCGCCGAGGCGGTCTGCCTGATCGGTCCGCCGCAGGCGCTGCTGGCCGCGCTGACCGGGCTGGTGGAGAAATCGGTGCTGGTCTACGGGCCCGGCGCCGACGGCACCGGCCGGTACACGATGCTCGAGCCGCTGCGGCAGTTCGGCCGCGATCGGTTGCGGGCGCGGGGCGAGGAGGACGCGGTCCGGGTCGCGCACCGGGAGTACTACTACCGGCTCGCGCGGCGTGGACGCACCGACTACTGGAGCGGCGCCGACGTCGACTGGTTCCGCGCCGTCACCCGTGAGCACGCCAATTTCCGTGCGGCGCTGCAATTCTCACTCCACGATCCCGCCGGGGGCAGGCGTGCGCTCGGCCTGGCGACCGAGCTGTGGCCGTTCTGGGAGCACTGCCACTTCCTGCTGGAGGGGTACCGCTGGCTGTCGGAGGCACTGGCCCGGGACACCGAACGCAGCGTCGACCGGGCCAGGGCGCTGGCGGCGTCCTCGGTGATCGCGGCCATGCTCTCCGACACCGCGACGGCCGGGGAGTTCGCCGCGGCCAGCGTGGAGATCGCCGTCGAATCCGGCTCGGTGGAGGTGCTGGCCGAGGCCGACATGGCCCGGGCGGTGCTGGCCTTCGGTGCCGGTGAGCTGCGCACGGCGCTCGACATCGCCGTGGCGGCCTCGAGCGTGGCCCGCGACTGCGCCCACCTGCGGGTGGAGATGGAGAGCCTGGCGTTCGGCGCGGTGTGCGCGCTGGCGCTGGAGGACCCGCTGGCCGGCGTCATGGCCGAGCGTCTGCTCACCTTGACCACCGAGCACGGTTCGCATCTGCTCGGCGGGCTCGCGTATTGGGCGGTCGGCACCCAGCGGTGGCGCGACGGCGATCAGCAGGCCGCGATCCGCGCGCTGCGCCACTCGATCGAGCTGTTCCGGCTCTTCGACCGGTGCGCCTGGCTGGCGACCAGCGTGGACGGGCTGGCCTGGGCCGCGGCCGCGGACGGTGACCCGGTGCGCGCGGCGCGGCTGATGGGCGCGGCCTCCACTGTCCGCCAAGGCAGTTCGCAGCGGCTGGCGCACGCGATGACCCATCTCATCGGTCACCGGGTCCGCGACCAGGTCGAGGACGCGCTGGGCGAGCAGGAGTTCGCGGCCTGCTTCGACGCGGGCGCCGCGCTGCCGCTCGACGACGCCGTCGACTACGCCATGGACACGACACCGCCGCCGCCCGCCGTCGCCGCACCGGCGGGCCCGGACGTGCTGACGCGCCGGGAACGCGATGTGGCCCGGCTGCTCGCGCGCGGGTACGGCAACCGCCGCATCGCACAGGAACTGGTGATCTCCATCCGCACCGCCGAGAGCCACG
- a CDS encoding VWA domain-containing protein: MSISHFTAVVWLGFLLVVALLVLGYVLVQRARHKRMLQFGNMTVLERVAPSRPSPMRHVPIALILAGLVLLTIAAAGPTAVQKVPRNRATVVLVMDVSLSMEATDVEPNRLQVAQKAGKEFVDGLTPGINLGFVTFAGTASVMVSPTTNREAVKHSIDNIKLAERTATGEGILTALQSIDTLAAVLGGAETPPPARIVLMSDGKQTVPDDKDVDNPRHGFTAARLAKNKNIPVSTISFGTEWGTVEIPDSDGKGSQRVKVPVDNASLQEIAKLSGGEFYTASSLAELRAVYDTLEEQIGYETTRGDASRPWLLLGMLFVAAGVVVSLLYRQRLP; the protein is encoded by the coding sequence GTGAGTATTTCGCATTTCACCGCCGTCGTCTGGCTCGGCTTCCTGCTCGTCGTGGCGCTGCTGGTGCTCGGCTATGTGCTGGTGCAGCGCGCCCGGCACAAGCGGATGCTGCAGTTCGGCAACATGACCGTGCTCGAGCGGGTCGCCCCGTCGCGGCCGAGCCCGATGCGGCACGTGCCGATCGCGCTCATCCTGGCCGGCCTGGTGCTGCTGACCATCGCCGCCGCGGGCCCCACCGCCGTGCAGAAGGTGCCGCGCAACCGGGCCACCGTCGTGCTGGTGATGGACGTGTCGCTGTCGATGGAGGCGACCGACGTCGAACCCAACCGGCTGCAGGTCGCGCAGAAGGCCGGTAAGGAATTCGTCGACGGGCTGACCCCCGGCATCAACCTCGGTTTCGTCACCTTCGCCGGTACCGCCTCGGTGATGGTGTCGCCCACGACCAACCGCGAAGCCGTCAAGCACTCGATCGACAACATCAAGCTGGCCGAACGCACCGCCACGGGCGAGGGCATCCTCACCGCGCTGCAGTCGATCGACACCCTGGCCGCGGTGCTGGGCGGCGCGGAGACCCCGCCGCCCGCGCGCATCGTGCTCATGTCCGACGGCAAGCAGACCGTGCCCGACGACAAGGACGTCGACAACCCGAGGCACGGTTTCACCGCCGCCCGGCTGGCCAAGAACAAGAACATCCCGGTCTCCACGATCTCCTTCGGCACCGAATGGGGCACGGTCGAGATCCCCGATTCCGACGGCAAGGGGTCGCAGCGGGTCAAGGTGCCCGTCGACAACGCCTCGCTGCAGGAGATCGCCAAGCTGTCCGGCGGCGAGTTCTACACCGCGTCCTCGCTGGCCGAGCTGCGTGCCGTCTACGACACGCTCGAGGAGCAGATCGGCTACGAGACCACCAGGGGCGACGCGAGCAGACCGTGGCTGCTGCTGGGCATGTTGTTCGTCGCCGCGGGCGTCGTGGTCAGTCTGCTCTATCGTCAACGCCTGCCCTAG
- the inhA gene encoding NADH-dependent enoyl-ACP reductase InhA, with protein MGGLLEGKTILVTGIITDSSIAFSAAAVAQEQGAKVIITGIPERLRLIDRIAKRLPQEVPPAIPLDVTNEENLGALADAIRALAPEGVDGVLHSIAFAPKTLMGPDAVPFLEGPGPDVAKSFEISAWSYASLARAVLPVMNEGGSIVGMDFDPRVAMPYYNWMGVSKAALESVNRYVAREVGYAKKIRSNLIAAGPVKTLAAKAIAGTATDDAKQLRQLDEYWDGASPIGWDGADARAVGKSIVALLSDWLPATTGSIIYVDGGASHNMWFPENFTN; from the coding sequence ATGGGCGGACTGCTCGAAGGCAAGACCATTCTGGTCACCGGCATCATCACCGATTCGTCGATCGCGTTCAGCGCGGCCGCGGTCGCGCAGGAGCAGGGCGCGAAGGTGATCATCACCGGCATCCCGGAGCGGCTGCGGCTGATCGACCGCATCGCCAAGCGCCTGCCGCAGGAGGTGCCGCCGGCGATTCCGCTCGACGTCACCAACGAGGAGAACCTGGGCGCGCTGGCCGACGCCATCCGCGCGCTGGCGCCCGAGGGCGTCGACGGCGTGCTGCACTCGATCGCCTTCGCGCCCAAGACCCTGATGGGCCCGGACGCGGTGCCGTTCCTGGAGGGCCCCGGCCCCGATGTGGCGAAGTCCTTCGAGATCTCCGCGTGGAGCTACGCCTCGCTGGCCCGCGCCGTGCTGCCCGTGATGAACGAGGGCGGCTCCATCGTCGGCATGGACTTCGATCCGCGCGTGGCGATGCCGTACTACAACTGGATGGGCGTCTCCAAGGCGGCGCTGGAATCGGTGAACCGGTACGTGGCCCGGGAAGTGGGTTACGCCAAGAAGATCCGGTCCAACCTGATCGCCGCGGGTCCGGTGAAGACCCTCGCGGCCAAGGCCATCGCGGGCACCGCCACCGACGACGCCAAGCAGCTGCGTCAGCTCGACGAGTACTGGGACGGCGCCTCCCCGATCGGCTGGGACGGTGCCGACGCGCGCGCCGTGGGCAAGTCCATCGTGGCGCTGCTCTCGGATTGGCTGCCCGCCACCACCGGCTCGATCATCTACGTCGACGGCGGTGCCAGCCACAACATGTGGTTCCCGGAGAACTTCACCAACTGA
- the fabG1 gene encoding 3-oxoacyl-ACP reductase FabG1 yields MSNVTSRSVLVTGGNRGIGLAVAQRLLADGHKVAVTHRGSGVPEGLFGVKCDVTDSESVDRAFTEVEEHQGPVEVLVANAGITDDTLLMRMTEDQFERVIDANLTGAFRCAKRANRAMLRARWGRMIFLGSVVGLGGGPGQINYASSKAGVIGMARSITRELGSRSITANVVAPGFIETDMTAELPEDLKETAKKFIPLGRLGQAEDVAAVVSFLASEDSRYVTGAVIPVDGGMGMGH; encoded by the coding sequence ATGTCGAACGTCACATCCCGCTCGGTCCTGGTGACCGGTGGCAACCGCGGTATCGGTCTCGCGGTCGCCCAGCGTCTGCTCGCCGACGGCCACAAGGTCGCCGTCACGCACCGCGGATCGGGGGTGCCCGAAGGTCTGTTCGGCGTGAAATGCGATGTCACCGACAGTGAGTCGGTCGACCGGGCGTTCACCGAGGTCGAGGAGCACCAGGGACCGGTCGAGGTGCTGGTGGCGAATGCGGGTATCACCGACGACACGCTGCTGATGCGCATGACCGAGGACCAGTTCGAGCGCGTCATCGACGCCAACCTGACCGGCGCCTTCCGCTGTGCCAAGCGCGCCAACCGCGCCATGCTGCGGGCGCGCTGGGGCCGGATGATCTTCCTCGGCTCCGTCGTCGGCCTCGGCGGTGGCCCCGGCCAGATCAACTACGCCTCGTCCAAGGCCGGTGTGATCGGCATGGCGCGCTCCATCACTCGTGAGCTGGGCTCGCGCTCGATCACCGCGAACGTGGTGGCGCCCGGTTTCATCGAGACCGACATGACGGCCGAGCTGCCCGAGGACCTGAAGGAAACCGCCAAGAAGTTCATCCCGCTGGGCCGCCTGGGCCAGGCCGAGGACGTCGCCGCGGTGGTCAGCTTCCTGGCGTCGGAGGACTCGCGTTACGTCACCGGTGCCGTCATCCCGGTCGACGGCGGCATGGGCATGGGTCACTGA
- a CDS encoding ferrochelatase: MSGSADALLLLSFGGPEGPEDVIPFLENVTRGRGIPRARLDEVAQHYLHFGGVSPINALNRQIIAALEADLADAGLDLPVYFGNRNWHPMVEDTVATMTADGVRSALVFPTSAWGGYSGCRQYDEDIARARTAVGADAPQLTKLRQYYDHPLLIASFADAVTAALGRLPADRRDGARLVFTAHSIPVSADIAAGPPADGGRLYSRQVAEAARLCAAATGFADYDVVWQSRSGPPQVPWLEPDIVDHLEVLHGKGIDAVVVCPVGFVSDHLEVIWDLDNEAADKAAELGMAFARAGTPGTDARFSRMIVELVQEQLAGGAVRELGEVPGYGCTVDGALCAPGCCAPAARPARS; the protein is encoded by the coding sequence GTGTCCGGCTCCGCCGACGCACTGCTGCTGCTGTCCTTCGGTGGCCCCGAGGGCCCCGAGGACGTCATTCCTTTCCTGGAGAACGTCACTCGGGGTCGCGGGATCCCCCGCGCGCGCCTCGACGAGGTCGCCCAGCACTACCTGCATTTCGGCGGGGTCTCGCCGATCAACGCGCTGAACCGGCAGATCATCGCCGCGCTCGAGGCCGATCTGGCCGACGCCGGACTCGACCTGCCGGTGTATTTCGGCAACCGCAACTGGCATCCGATGGTGGAGGACACCGTCGCCACGATGACCGCCGACGGTGTGCGCTCGGCGCTGGTGTTCCCCACCTCGGCCTGGGGTGGTTACTCCGGCTGCCGCCAGTACGACGAGGACATCGCCCGCGCCCGCACCGCCGTCGGCGCCGACGCGCCCCAGCTGACGAAACTGCGCCAGTACTACGATCATCCGCTGCTGATCGCCTCGTTCGCCGACGCCGTCACCGCCGCGCTCGGCCGTCTCCCTGCCGACCGGCGCGATGGTGCGCGCCTGGTGTTCACCGCGCACTCGATCCCCGTCTCGGCCGACATCGCCGCGGGCCCGCCGGCCGACGGCGGCAGGCTCTACAGCAGGCAGGTCGCCGAAGCGGCCCGATTGTGTGCCGCCGCAACCGGTTTCGCCGACTACGACGTGGTCTGGCAGTCCCGGTCCGGGCCACCGCAGGTGCCGTGGCTGGAACCCGACATCGTGGACCACCTGGAAGTGTTGCACGGCAAGGGGATCGACGCCGTCGTGGTGTGCCCGGTCGGTTTCGTCTCCGACCATCTCGAGGTGATCTGGGACCTGGACAACGAGGCGGCCGACAAGGCGGCCGAACTCGGGATGGCCTTCGCGCGCGCGGGGACGCCCGGCACCGATGCCCGCTTCTCCCGGATGATCGTCGAGCTGGTCCAGGAGCAGCTCGCCGGTGGCGCGGTCCGGGAACTCGGCGAGGTCCCCGGCTACGGCTGCACCGTCGACGGTGCGCTCTGTGCGCCCGGATGCTGCGCCCCGGCAGCGCGTCCGGCGCGGTCCTGA
- the moxR1 gene encoding chaperone MoxR1, giving the protein MLVTSTEGVSGPKLAKDAGTATPSTLERDVQTLEKAIYEVKRVIVGQDRLVERLLVGVLSRGHVLLEGVPGVAKTLAVETFAKVVGGSFSRVQFTPDLVPTDLIGTRIYRQGREEFDTELGPVVANFVLADEINRAPAKVQSALLEVMAERKLSIGGKTYPMPDPFLVMATQNPIESEGVYPLPEAQRDRFLFKVVVDYPSVEEEREIIYRMGVTPPEPKQILAPEDIIRLQKLAANVFVHHALVDYVVRVITATRTPAEFGMPDVANWISYGASPRASLGIIAAARAVALIRGRDYVVPQDVVEVIPDVLRHRLVLSYDALADEVTPEEVIKRVLQTVGLPQVAPQAVGGQAAPQQQPAVPQPPQQQPVPQPANGQQSQPAGHVAPQ; this is encoded by the coding sequence ATGTTGGTGACTTCGACGGAAGGTGTGAGCGGGCCGAAGCTGGCGAAGGACGCCGGTACGGCAACGCCGAGCACCCTGGAGCGTGACGTCCAGACTCTCGAGAAGGCGATCTACGAGGTCAAACGGGTCATCGTCGGTCAGGATCGCCTCGTCGAGCGGCTGCTCGTGGGCGTGTTGTCGCGCGGTCACGTCCTGCTCGAGGGCGTGCCCGGTGTCGCGAAGACCCTCGCGGTGGAAACCTTCGCCAAGGTCGTCGGCGGCTCGTTCTCGCGCGTGCAGTTCACCCCCGACCTGGTGCCCACCGACCTCATCGGTACCCGCATCTACCGTCAGGGCCGCGAGGAGTTCGACACCGAACTCGGCCCGGTCGTCGCGAACTTCGTGCTCGCCGACGAGATCAACCGCGCCCCCGCCAAGGTGCAGTCGGCCCTGCTCGAGGTGATGGCCGAGCGCAAGCTGTCGATCGGTGGCAAGACCTACCCGATGCCCGATCCGTTCCTGGTCATGGCGACCCAGAACCCGATCGAGAGCGAGGGCGTGTACCCGCTGCCCGAGGCCCAGCGCGACCGCTTCCTGTTCAAGGTCGTCGTCGACTACCCCTCGGTCGAGGAAGAGCGCGAGATCATCTACCGGATGGGCGTCACCCCGCCGGAGCCCAAGCAGATCCTGGCGCCCGAGGACATCATCCGCCTGCAGAAGCTGGCCGCCAACGTCTTCGTCCACCACGCCCTGGTCGACTACGTCGTCCGGGTGATCACCGCGACCCGCACGCCCGCCGAGTTCGGCATGCCCGATGTCGCCAACTGGATCTCCTACGGCGCCTCGCCGCGCGCCAGCCTCGGCATCATCGCGGCCGCGCGCGCCGTGGCGCTGATCCGCGGCCGCGACTACGTGGTGCCGCAGGACGTCGTCGAGGTGATCCCGGACGTGCTGCGTCACCGCCTGGTGCTGTCCTACGACGCGCTCGCCGACGAGGTCACCCCCGAGGAAGTCATCAAGCGGGTCCTGCAGACCGTCGGTCTGCCGCAGGTCGCGCCCCAGGCCGTCGGCGGCCAGGCCGCCCCGCAGCAGCAGCCCGCGGTCCCGCAGCCGCCTCAGCAACAGCCCGTGCCGCAGCCGGCGAACGGGCAGCAGTCCCAGCCCGCCGGCCACGTCGCGCCCCAGTGA